The Alkalihalophilus pseudofirmus nucleotide sequence ACCTAATGAACCTGCAGCAGCAACAAGAGCCGTTGCAAATTTTTTATCATAACCTTGACGGACCATTGCAGGTATCATGATCCCGCCAATTGCTGCAACAGTTGCCGGGCCTGAGCCAGAAATTGCTGCAAAGAACATACACGTAATGATTGTAGCAATCGCAAATCCACCCGTTTTATTCCCTACGATTGAATTGGCAAATAAAAACAACCGGTTAGAAATACCGCCTTTACCCATAATTTCACCCGCCAAAATAAAGAAAGGCACCGCCATTAAAGGAAAAGAGTCAACCGATGTAACTAATCCTTGAACAAGAAACTCAACAGGAATCGACCCAGAATATAAAATAGTGACCAGCGTCGCCAGTCCAAGAGCTATCCCGATTGGAACACTTAAAAATAAAAAGAGTGCAAAACTAGCAAATAAGACAATAGCAGTCATTTATTTATCCTCCTTTCGGTCAAGAGGAGTATGATCTTCCTCATTCAGACGCTGCTCAACAATTAATTCCTGCTCCGTTTTCACCTCGAAAGAGCCTTCACCTACTAAGGATTTCCCTTGTATAATTAATTGTTGAATTAACCGAATAGAGGTTAACGCCATTCCAACTGGTGTCGCCATATAGACTAGACCCATTGGAATATGTAAGGCTGGAGACGTTTGACCAAAAGCAAGAAGCCTTTCAGCAATATCATAGCCGTAAATAATAACAAACAAAGCAAACGCCAGAAATAATAGATTAGCAAACATAGCAAGCAATACTTTCGCTTTCCCTTTTAAGAGAAGAAGTGCTACATCGACTTTAATGTGCCGTTGCTTTTTTACTCCATAACTAATCCCTAAGTAAACTAACCAGATAAAACAATATCTCGCAAGCTCTTCTGACCAAGACAAAGAAGATTCCATTACATGCCGCATAAATACTTGGGCTGCAATCACTACAACCATGACGACAGAAAACCCTATTAAGAACACTTCCTCAAAATGTTCATCGATCCATCTGAGCAATTTCACCAAATATCTCCCCTTATCTATCTATTTCTCTCTTATTAATTAAGAAGCACAAAACTAATTATGTCTATAGCCATATTCACTTTTGGACTTCTTTTTTTGATTTTTTTGAAAAAAAGGCTTGAACCTGATAGGTCAAGCCCTTTGCTTTCTGATTACTGTGCAGCTTCAATGGCTGAATACACTTCTTCTACTACATCAGTACCAATATTCTCAGCATATTTATCAATAATAGGCTGAACCGCTTCGATCATTTTTTGACGCTCTTCTTCACTGATTTCAGTGTAAGTCATACCTTCCTCTTGAAGATTTGCTAAGTATGTTTCATTTGCTTCGCGATTTAATTCACGTTGGTAAGCACCTGCTTCAAGTGCGGCTTCGCTCACGATTTCCTGCTCTTCTTCTGTTAAAGAATCAAAGAATGTTTTGCTCATCATAAAAACAAATGGACTATAAATATGGTTGGTATTGGAGACATGCTTTTGAACTTCGTAATAGCCTTCTAAATATATCGTTGCATATGGATTTTCTTGCCCGTCAACAGTCCCTTGCTGCATTGCTGTAAATAACTCGGTAAATGCCATAGGTGTAGGATTCGCTCCTAGTGCTCTGAATGCTTCTAGATGAAGATCATTTTCCATTGTACGAATGGTTAAGCCTTTAAAATCTTCTGCTGTTGCAACCGCTTGTTTACTGTTTGTAAGATTTCGGAACCCATTTTCCCAGTAGGCAAGCCCTACTAAACTTTGATCTTCTAATCTATCTAAAAAGCCTTGCCCCACTTCTCCATCAAGTACTTGATCAGCTACTTCACTGCTTGGGAATAAGAATGGGAAATCAAATACCGAGAACTCAGATACGAAGTTAGCGATTGGCGCTGTAGATGGAACAGTAACTTCTTGTGTACCTAATTGCAGCGCTTCCATCATTGAGCGATCATCACCAAGCTGCCCACTATGGTACGTTTCAACTACAATTGCTCCATCTGTTCTTTCCTCGACTAACTCTTTAAATTTTTCTAACCCCTTATATTGAGGATGCTCACTATTTAGTCCGATTCCTGCACGAATCGTTTTAGAATCTACTTGTTCAGTTGCTTCTCCCCCTTCATTTGAAGCGCTTCCATTTCCTTGAGTAGAATCACTTCCCCCACATGCTGCTAACAAAACAGCCATTGATCCGATTAGAAATGATGACATAAGTTTCTTCATAATTATTTCTCCCCTCGCCTTTTAATGGACTCTTAATTAAAATGAACAATCATTAAAGAGGGCGGCCCCTCCATAATGTCTTATTGCTCTTTACTTATTTACTTTGACTACTTCATGGCCGCCAAATTCATTTCTTAGCGCAGCAACCACTTTACCATTAAATGTATCTGTTTCCTGGGAACGATATCGCATCATTAATGACATGGCAATCACTGGAGCTGCTGTTTGAAGATCAAGTGCCGTTTCAACAGTCCACTTTCCTTCTCCTGAGGAATTCATCACCCCACGAATTTCAGAAAGCTTAGGATCTTTTTTGAAAGCGTTCTCCGTAAGCTCCATGAGCCATGAACGGATAACCGAACCATTATTCCATACCTTTGCTACTTCCTCATAATTGTAATCAAACGGGCTTTTCTCTAAAATATCAAAGCCTTCTGCAATAGCTTGCATCATCCCATATTCAATCCCATTATGAATCATTTTAAGGAAATGTCCGCTTCCTGGCTTCCCGCTAGCTAAGTAACCATCCTTCACAGAGATATCTTTAAAAACTGGTTCTAAATAGTTAAGAACACGTTCATCTCCACCAGCCATCATACATACACCGTTACGTGCACCCTCTACTCCGCCGCTAGTACCTACATCGACGAAAGAAATTCCTTTATCAGATAAAGACTCTGCTCGCGCTAGAGTATCTTTATAGTTTGAATTTCCCCCATCAATTACGATGTCTTCTTTGTCTAAAAGGTTTTTCAAGCTGGACAATACTTGTTCGGTAATCTCCCCTGCAGGCACCATCAGCCAAACAACTCTAGGCTTTTCTAACTTTGTTACTAACTCTTCTAATGAGTAAGCAGAAGAAGCCCCTTCTTTTTCAATCTCTTTTACTTGTGTTTGATTCACATCATAAGCGACAACGTCATGCTTATGATCGAGTAAATTCAAAACGAGGTTGTAACCCATCTTGCCTAGTCCTACCATACCAATTTGCATTTCCTCAACTCCCGTTACATGTACTCAATGAAAATATTTTTCTTAAAATTTTTTCCAACAGAAATATTATTCCCTTGCTTCTCATTATAGAATAAAATTTTTCTTTTACAATAAAAAATATGAAAAAATATTTTTTTATTCCGTTTTTTTTATATAATAGAACATATCAATCGATTGTAGAGGGGCGTTTTTCATGACTAATGAACATATTCCATGCCTGACTAAAATACGTGCCACCTATTCTTCCTTTAGTGAAAAAGAAAAAATGGTGGCTGACTATATTCTTGAAAATTCACAAGAGATGATTCATGCCACAATCAATCAAGTAGCTGAGGATTTAGGAATAGCAGAAGCGACGGTTTTCAGATTTTGTAAGAGATTAGGGTTCTCAGGGTTTCAAGCGATGAAAATTGCTTTAGCTAGTGAAGTGGTTACACCTATTCAAGACATTCATGAGACGATTCAAGAAGATGATGATGAAAAAGCCATTACTGAAAAAGTGTTTAAATCTAATATACGCACATTAGAGGACACATTGCATGTCATTGAGTCTGATCACTATAAAAGAGCAGTCCATGCCATTGTGAACGCTAGACGTGTTGAATTTTACGGGAATGGAGGTTCCGGAATTATCGCCCTTGATGCCCATCATAAATTCTTACGGACTGGTATACCTACAGCTGCCTATCAAGATTCTCACTTTCAAGTGATGTCTGCTTCTCAGCTTACAAAAGAAGATGTCGTTGTTTTAATTTCTCATTCAGGTACGAATCGAGATATTTTACAAGTACTTGATGTAGCCGAAGAGCATGGTGCGACTACCATTTGCATTACTACATTAGCTAAGTCACCTTTAAGCCGGCAAGTAGATATTCCGCTCTACACTGTTTCAAAAGAAACAGAATACCGTTCAGAAGCTCTTGCCTCAAGACTGGCTCAGCTGAGTATTATTGACGCTCTTTATGTAAATGTCAGCATTCAGAGAAAGGAACAAATGAAAGATTCACTGCAACGAATGAGAAAGGCGATTTCAAATAAACGAATTTAATTAAATGGAGTGTCAAAATATGAGTGAAATTACCTATGTAATGGGGATCGATATCGGTACGACTTCGTGTAAAGCTGTATTATTTACACGAAAAGGATATGTTGTATGCGAAGATGAGGTTCTATATCCAACCCATTCCCCAAAGCCAGACCGATCTGAACAAGATCCAATACTTATTGAAAAGGCTGTCATAAAATCTATTTCTAATGTGATAAAACAAAGTAATGTGCATGCAGACCAACTCCTTAGTGTCGGGTTATCAGCAGCTATGCACTCTTTAATTTGTGTTGATTCTAATAATGAACCTTTATCTCCTATGCTTACATGGGCAGATAGAAGAAGTGTTAGTCAGGTTAATCAATACACTACAAATGAATACAGGGATAAAAATGGAGTTGGATTGCATCAAAACGGTACGCCGATTCATCCCATGTCACCACTATTCAAGCTGATGTGGATGAAAGAACAGAAGTACAAACCGTATGTTCATGCAAGTAGATTTCTATCAATAAAAGAGTTCATTACCGCTAGATGGTTTAATGAATCCGTTGTTGATTACGGCATAGCATCAGCTACAGGGTTATTTAATGTCCATACCTTGAAGTGGAATGAGAGCGCTTTAAAACTTGCAGGGATTCAAAAAGAGAATCTATTCACCCCTGTACCCCCTACCTATATATTAAAAGGACTAAATGACCGAATCGTCCTCGAAACAGGTCTGAAAAAAGATACACCTATTGCCCTTGGATCTAGTGATGGGCCTTTAGCTAACATCGGGGTAGGAGCGATAAATAAAGGGGATTTAGCTCTTACCATCGGAACAAGCGGGGCCATCCGAAAGATTAGTTCAACACCTGCTGATAAGGTCACCCACCTATTTAGTTACAGCATCACAAAATCGCATTGGATTTTAGGAGGGCCTTCAAATAATGGAGGGAATGTATGGAAATGGGCTGTTGAAACAGTGACTCCCCCCCAAATGAGTGAATCTCACTCATTTGACCGTGCATTTCATTTGGCCAGTTGTTCTCCTGTTGGTTCAAAAGGCCTTCTATTTCTACCATATTTAAATGGGGAACGTGCACCATTATGGCGTGCAGAAGCTAGAGGAAGCTGGTTGGGCATCAGCAGTACCCATACAACAGGAGACTTACTGCGTTCCACTTTGGAAGGGATTGTATTTAACCTTTATCAGATCAGCCTTATTCTTGAAGAGAAAACAGGAGAAAATAAGAGGATATTTGTAAATGGAGGTTTTGCAAGATCACCTTTTTGGCTGCAGCTTGTTGCTGATATTTTTGGCAGAGATCTTGAATTACCTTTATCTCATCAAAGTGCAGCTTGGGGAGCTGCTTGGTTCAGTTTAATGGCAATTGGAGAAGAATCTAAACTTGAAGATATAGCACAGCATATTCCTATGGGCAAAACTGTCCACTATAATAAAACGAATCATATGAATTACAAAAGCTTGTTTGAATTATTCATGGAGGCTCAATCTTCACAAGAATTGATCTCAAGTAAGTTAGCTCATTATCAATTACGGTAAATCGTAAAATAACCGGCTCATCTAATGATGGCCGGTTATTTTATCATTTATTATTGCTTTTGGAATTGTGATTCTTCAGTAGAACCTTTTAATGCTGTTGTTGAAGATGTACCACCAGAAACTGCTTGTGAAATTTCATCAAAGTATCCTGTACCTACTTCACGTTGGTGGCGAGTTGCAGTGTAGCCTTTTGACTCACTTGCAAATTCAGCTTGTTGTAACTCTGAATATGCACCCATTCCACGAGTTTTATAGCCATGTGCTAATTCAAACATGCTGTGGTTTAGAGCATGGAATCCTGCAAGCGTAACGAATTGGAATTTGTAACCCATTTTCCCAAGCTCCACTTGATACGTTTCAATTGTTTCTTTATCAAGATTAGCTTCCCAGTTAAATGAAGGCGAGCAGTTATAAGCAAGCATTTTTCCTGGGAATTTAGCATGGATAGCATCAGCAAATGCTTGAGCTTCTTCAAGCGATGGTTTTGAAGTTTCACACCAGATAAGATCAGCATATGGTGCATACGCTAAACCACGCGCAATAGCCTGGTCAAGGCCTGGTTTCGTACGGTAGAATCCTTCAGGCGTACGTTCTCCTGTAATAAATGGATGATCTGCCGGGTCAATATCACTCGTAATAAGATCAGCAGCATCTGCATCTGTTCTAGCAATTAGGAGTGTTGGTACACCGCTTACATCTGCAGCTAGACGAGCAGCTGTAAGGTTGCGTACTGCAGTTTGTGTAGGAATTAATACTTTACCGCCTAAATGTCCGCATTTCTTCTCAGAAGCAAGTTGGTCTTCTAAGTGAACACCTGATGCACCAGCTTCAATCATGCCTTTCATTAATTCAAATACGTTTAACTGACCGCCAAATCCAGCTTCCGCATCAGCCACGATCGGTTGGAAATAATCAATATCTCCTTCACCTTCCATATGTTGAATTTGGTCTGCACGCTGAAGTGCTTGGTTAATACGCTTAACAACACTTGGAACACTGTTTGCAGGATATAAACTTTGATCTGGATACATTTGACCAGATAAGTTAGCATCTGCAGCTACTTGCCATCCACTAAGATAAATAGCTTTTAAACCAGCTTTCACTTGTTGAACAGCTTGGTTACCAGTTAAAGCGCCTAGTGCATTGATATAATCTTCATTGTGAAGATAGTTCCAAAGCTTTTCAGCTCCGCGCTTAGCTAATGTATGTTCAATTTGAACTGATCCTCTTAATTTGACTACTTCTTCAGCAGAATATGTACGTTCAATCCCTTGCCATCTCTCATCATTTTCCCACTGTGCTTGTAATTGTTCAGCTGCTAATTTTAGATTTTCTTTTGTCATGATAATCTCTCCCTTTTTTTAAAGTGTTGATACTGCCCATGATCCTGATTCTGTCTCTAAGCGTCACACACTTCAGATCCTCATACTGTTCAATAACAGAATTCATAAGCTGAATCAATGTCTTTTCAATGGACTAACAGTTATGCACTTCTTGCAGGATTCTTACGAAGTTAAGATGCTCTAGATGTCATTGATTGTCACTTTTCGTACATTCACCCTCTCCTAGTTCGACCCCTTTTTTCTCTCTGTATTATTACAGTTTGTTTCTACGTGTTTTATAATATAACAGTATTCAAATAATTACAATAGTTTTTTCTTATTTTTTTGAAAAATTATACTTTTGAAGAAATTATAAGTGACATACCCAGAAGTAATAACACTATTACGCCGCCTTAACGAAAACACTTTATCTTTATTTGGCTAACTTCCTTCATTTGAAAAAAATATACGAGCAGGTATTCACTGTAGCAGAACAACACAAAAAGAGTACCAACGTTTTCGTTAGTACTCTCGCTCCTACTTGTTATTTATTGTTTTTCTGATTCAACTAACCATACAAATTCAAGCGGGCTTCCTTCCTCAGAGGTTTCAAAAAACAACGTATAATCATCTAATTCATAAGAATAGGTCCAATAACCATCCAATTCATCTAATTCGCTGCGGTCCGGTGTTCCTAAAGCTCGCTTCATTTCCTCTACCGAAACCCGGTAGTCAGATATGTCCATCATGATGGCTTCTAATAAGTAGTTCTCACTTGAAAAAATATAGGTTGTACGGTCATAAGTATAATAATTTCCACCTTCATATAACCCTTTTTCATTAGGCTCTCCAAGACTTTCTAACACATCTGTCTGCGATTCTCCTAAAGCTTGATCAGTCGGAAAAAAGATACCGTTAAATCCTTTTTCAATCCAAGTAAATGAAAGAAATGAAGGGGTCGCAGCTGAAACGACTGATCCTGGTTTGTCTAACTCCTCGATATCCATTACTATTGAATTCCCTTGTCCACAGCCAAATAGGAAGATAGCCATATTCATCACAATAAAATATTTTATATATTTCATCCTCACACACCTGCCTTTAACCTTTTAAAACGTTTTAAACGGAAATATTATCTATATATAGAATTACCCTGCTCACCCGCTTTTTAAAACGTTTATCTTGTTAAAATTAAATATTCGTGTGATTTTTTGTGATTCCTATGAAAACCATTCCAATAATTAAGACATAATCAGCACAAAAATTGTCAAAGATAACGTAATTTGTCGATATACGAAATATTCCTTTTTAATTTACCGTATAAGAAGTCGATTTAAGATGGTCTGTTTCCTCTAAATGTTTCATTTGAATAGATGTGTATGTGGTCACCACCAGAATCATCATTGACCCAGCCACCACTCCTATCCACCCAGCATGCACCCAAAACCACCCTAAATAAATACCGCCAAGTCCGCCCCCAATGTAATAAGCAGTTAGGTACAATCCTGAAGCACTTGCTTTCGCTGTTGTTGCATACTTTGATACCCATGCACTAGAGCATGAATGAGCAAAAAAGAATCCAAAGCTAAGCAAGAGCAATCCCAGCACAATCAATAACAAATTCATAATCAGTGTAAGAGTAATACCTACAGCCATAATCAGGATACCGATTTTAAGACAATAAGCCTGTGAGTATTTTTTAGCAAGCTTTCCGGCAAGCGTTGAAGAAAAAGTACCTGCCATATATGTGATAAAAACAAACCCTACAACTGTAGTTGATAAAGAAAATGGCTCTGCTAACAGTAAGAACGCAACATAACTGTAAAACCCTATAAAAATTAGAAAGTGTAGTCCTCCAACAATATACGCTGGCTGCAGCTGCCGGTCACTTAAATGATGCCGGTAATTAGCAATCACTTCTTTAAAGTGAAAAGGCTGCGGTGTAAATTGCTTTGAATTTGGGAGAAACAGTAATACTAATATTACAGACAAGACACTGATTAATCCCATAACTAAAAAAGCTATTCGCCAGCTTGAAAGATCCGTTAATACCCCGCTCATAAAACGGCCTGTCATTCCTCCAAAGCTGTTTGCACTAATATAGACGCCGATTGCTACTGTCATTGCTTTTTTTGCATATTCTTCGCTTATATACGCTAGCGCAATAGTTGGGATCCCAGCAAGTGCGATGGCTTGCAGCGTCCGGATTAGTAAAAGTCCTTCAAACCCAGGGACAACTGCCAGACCAAGCGATAACAAACAAGCAATAACCATTGCTGTATTCATTATTTTCTTACGCCCCAGCGCATCAGACAATGGGCTGTAAATGAAAAAGGCTATGGCTAGAACAAATAAGGGAACGGAAACAAGTAAACTAATCATTACATCCGAAACTTGAAATTCTCTTGCTAGTACAGGTAAAATCGGCTGCGGAAAATGTAAATTGGCAAAAATAAAGAAAGCAGCTACTCCTAAAGCAAATGTAGTCCGCCTAAACTGTGCGGTCTTCTCTTCGATCATTTTTCTCCACTCCTTAAATTGCAGCTAACACCATTTTCTCTCTAATAGTTAATAAAAACATTATAAAGGATTCAGAATCATTTGAACATCACAGCCGCTTTTCTAGGCTAAAGAAAAAAACAGAACATCTCTAAGAGAAGTTCTGTGCAGTATTGAATTTATTTTTTTTGTGCCTTCATTTCCAGCTTAAACACCTTAAGTATGCTGTAGCTCATAGCAAGTAAGATAAAGGTTAAAGGAAATGCGCTGACAATAATCGCCGTTTGCAAGGCATTTAGTCCTCCTGATGCCATTAATACAACCGCAGACGCACTTAAAATCAGCCCCCAAGAGATTTTAATAAAGACGGAGGGATTTAAATCTCCTTCAGTCGTCTGCATTCCAAGAACAAATGTGGCAGAGTCAGCAGAGGTGATGAAAAATGTACTTATAAGCAATACAGTTAATACAGATAACACCCCGCCTAACGGTAAAAAGTTATAGACGTAAAATAACCCCGTCTCTAAACTTTGGCCAGCTACATCTAGCCCCTCTATTAAGTCAAAATAAATTCCTGTTCCGCCAAAGATGGCAAACCAGAATGCGCAAACAAGTGTAGGAACGATTAATACAGCTACAACAAATTCTCTAACTGTTCTCCCTTTTGATACTCTAGCAATAAACATTCCAACAAATGGAGACCAAGAGATCCACCATGCCCAATAAAAAATCGTCCACCCTTGAGTCCAGGCAGCACTTTCTTGATTAAATGGAGAAATACGCAGCCCCATTTGCGGCAAGTTTTGAATATACTGCCCTAATGTATGAGTAAAAAGGTTTAATAAAAATAACGTCGGACCAACAATGATCATAATGATTAAGAGTAATACCGCTAAAATCATATTCGTATTACTTAAATATTTAATTCCTTTTTTAATACCTGTTGAAGCTGAAATAATAAATAAAACTGTAATAATACCTATAATCAATAACTGGATGTTAAAATTAATAGGTATCCCAATCAAATAATTTAATCCTGCATTAATTTGTTGAGCACCTAAGCCTAACGAAGCACAAACTCCAAATAACGTTGCAAATACAGCTATAATATCAATTGTATATCCAATAGGTCCTCTGACTTTGTCTCCAAAAATAGGCTGCAATGTGGAACTCATTAAACCTGGTACCTGCTTGCGAAACTTATAATAAGCTAAAGCTAATGCTACTGTCGCATAGATGGCCCATGCATGAAATCCCCAGTGTAAGTATGTAAATCTCAATGCAATGAGAGCTGCCTCAGACGTTCTAGCTAGTTCTTCCCCGCCATACGGAGGTTCTGCATAATGTGATATAGGTTCTGAGACACCATAAAAGAGTAACCCGATCCCCATCCCCGCACTAAAAAGCATGGCAAACCAAGTAAGCCGGTTAAATTCAGGTTTATCATGTTCCTTTCCTAATTTTATTTTTCCATATTTACTGAAGATCAAAAACAGAGCAAACAATAGAAAGAATGAAGCAGCAAGCTGATAAAACCAACCAAAAGCTGTCAAAAAAAATGTTTGCGCACTCTCCATTACTTGACCGAGATTTGCCGGAAAAAATGTTCCCCATAAAACAAATAAAAGCGCCATAACAATTGATATTTTAAAGGTTATCGTTAGATTTTTCACACAGAATTCTCCTTCTCATTAGCCAATTTCACAACTGCAATTGATGTGTCATCTAATAGTGTGCATCATTTATTGTTTTCTTATGATAAGAACAACACAGTGAAGTGACTCTTTGAAAGTGCCATAAAAAAAAGAGCTCATTATTTTGAGCTCTTCTCGTTTTCAGCGGTATGATCTTCTTCCACTTCTTCTTTTAACATTTCTTGCATGACATCTTGATGATCTTTTTCAACATAGAGACTTCTGCTTGGGAATGCAATCTCTACACCTTCTTCTTCTAATATGTTCATGATCTTAAAATTAATATCTTCTTTTATTCGATACCATTCGGTCCATGCAGTCGTATTCGTAAAAAAGTAAACAAAAATGTCCAAGCTTGAATTATTAAAATCACTAAAACGAACCATAATCAAATCTTGATTGACTTCTTCATGCTCTCTAAGCAACGTATCAATTCTATGAACACAGTTTTCTAACTTATGACGAGGGGTAGAATACGTTACACCGACTTTAAAAGTAATTTGACGCTTTGTCATCTGTGACCAGTTGGTAATCGGTTCGTTTGCAAGGGTAGAGTTAGGAACCGTAACAATAGAATCAGCAAAAGTTCTTATTTGTGTACTGCGGAAAGTGATATCCTCTACAGTACCTTCTACTGAAGGCGTTTTGATCCAGTCTCCTTTTGAAAAAGGTTTTTCTGTAATAATAATAATTCCTCCAAAGAAGTTACCGATTGTATCTTGTGCTGCAAGAGCAAATGCCAGACCACCAAGCCCTAAACCAGCAATGAAACCACTAATACTATACCCCCACTCACCAGCTATGACCACGATTGTTAAGGCAATCACCGAAAACCTTAGGATCTTAGATAAGAAAGGAACTAACATACTATCTTCATCAAGTTCTACTCTTTTAGCAAAACGGAAGAAAAAAGCGGAATGAGCAGACATATAATTATGTAAGCCCCATCCAAGAAGCATAATTATAAACGACCTGTAAATATGCTGAACAAACTCTGTTGTGGTTATGTTGAAAGGCAGATACAACAAAGCTAAGTATGTACCTAATACAATCCAAAAAAGCCTTAAGGGCTTCTCAAATGAAAGCAGCACATCGGTAAACACATGAGTTGGGGTTCTCCGTGTCAGAGAAACAATAAATTTAAACACATATTTGGTAAATAGCTTACGAAAAAC carries:
- a CDS encoding TRAP transporter small permease; the encoded protein is MKLLRWIDEHFEEVFLIGFSVVMVVVIAAQVFMRHVMESSLSWSEELARYCFIWLVYLGISYGVKKQRHIKVDVALLLLKGKAKVLLAMFANLLFLAFALFVIIYGYDIAERLLAFGQTSPALHIPMGLVYMATPVGMALTSIRLIQQLIIQGKSLVGEGSFEVKTEQELIVEQRLNEEDHTPLDRKEDK
- a CDS encoding TRAP transporter substrate-binding protein gives rise to the protein MKKLMSSFLIGSMAVLLAACGGSDSTQGNGSASNEGGEATEQVDSKTIRAGIGLNSEHPQYKGLEKFKELVEERTDGAIVVETYHSGQLGDDRSMMEALQLGTQEVTVPSTAPIANFVSEFSVFDFPFLFPSSEVADQVLDGEVGQGFLDRLEDQSLVGLAYWENGFRNLTNSKQAVATAEDFKGLTIRTMENDLHLEAFRALGANPTPMAFTELFTAMQQGTVDGQENPYATIYLEGYYEVQKHVSNTNHIYSPFVFMMSKTFFDSLTEEEQEIVSEAALEAGAYQRELNREANETYLANLQEEGMTYTEISEEERQKMIEAVQPIIDKYAENIGTDVVEEVYSAIEAAQ
- the gnd gene encoding phosphogluconate dehydrogenase (NAD(+)-dependent, decarboxylating) — its product is MQIGMVGLGKMGYNLVLNLLDHKHDVVAYDVNQTQVKEIEKEGASSAYSLEELVTKLEKPRVVWLMVPAGEITEQVLSSLKNLLDKEDIVIDGGNSNYKDTLARAESLSDKGISFVDVGTSGGVEGARNGVCMMAGGDERVLNYLEPVFKDISVKDGYLASGKPGSGHFLKMIHNGIEYGMMQAIAEGFDILEKSPFDYNYEEVAKVWNNGSVIRSWLMELTENAFKKDPKLSEIRGVMNSSGEGKWTVETALDLQTAAPVIAMSLMMRYRSQETDTFNGKVVAALRNEFGGHEVVKVNK
- a CDS encoding MurR/RpiR family transcriptional regulator, producing the protein MTNEHIPCLTKIRATYSSFSEKEKMVADYILENSQEMIHATINQVAEDLGIAEATVFRFCKRLGFSGFQAMKIALASEVVTPIQDIHETIQEDDDEKAITEKVFKSNIRTLEDTLHVIESDHYKRAVHAIVNARRVEFYGNGGSGIIALDAHHKFLRTGIPTAAYQDSHFQVMSASQLTKEDVVVLISHSGTNRDILQVLDVAEEHGATTICITTLAKSPLSRQVDIPLYTVSKETEYRSEALASRLAQLSIIDALYVNVSIQRKEQMKDSLQRMRKAISNKRI
- a CDS encoding gluconokinase produces the protein MSEITYVMGIDIGTTSCKAVLFTRKGYVVCEDEVLYPTHSPKPDRSEQDPILIEKAVIKSISNVIKQSNVHADQLLSVGLSAAMHSLICVDSNNEPLSPMLTWADRRSVSQVNQYTTNEYRDKNGVGLHQNGTPIHPMSPLFKLMWMKEQKYKPYVHASRFLSIKEFITARWFNESVVDYGIASATGLFNVHTLKWNESALKLAGIQKENLFTPVPPTYILKGLNDRIVLETGLKKDTPIALGSSDGPLANIGVGAINKGDLALTIGTSGAIRKISSTPADKVTHLFSYSITKSHWILGGPSNNGGNVWKWAVETVTPPQMSESHSFDRAFHLASCSPVGSKGLLFLPYLNGERAPLWRAEARGSWLGISSTHTTGDLLRSTLEGIVFNLYQISLILEEKTGENKRIFVNGGFARSPFWLQLVADIFGRDLELPLSHQSAAWGAAWFSLMAIGEESKLEDIAQHIPMGKTVHYNKTNHMNYKSLFELFMEAQSSQELISSKLAHYQLR
- the aceA gene encoding isocitrate lyase — protein: MTKENLKLAAEQLQAQWENDERWQGIERTYSAEEVVKLRGSVQIEHTLAKRGAEKLWNYLHNEDYINALGALTGNQAVQQVKAGLKAIYLSGWQVAADANLSGQMYPDQSLYPANSVPSVVKRINQALQRADQIQHMEGEGDIDYFQPIVADAEAGFGGQLNVFELMKGMIEAGASGVHLEDQLASEKKCGHLGGKVLIPTQTAVRNLTAARLAADVSGVPTLLIARTDADAADLITSDIDPADHPFITGERTPEGFYRTKPGLDQAIARGLAYAPYADLIWCETSKPSLEEAQAFADAIHAKFPGKMLAYNCSPSFNWEANLDKETIETYQVELGKMGYKFQFVTLAGFHALNHSMFELAHGYKTRGMGAYSELQQAEFASESKGYTATRHQREVGTGYFDEISQAVSGGTSSTTALKGSTEESQFQKQ
- a CDS encoding DUF4309 domain-containing protein, giving the protein MKYIKYFIVMNMAIFLFGCGQGNSIVMDIEELDKPGSVVSAATPSFLSFTWIEKGFNGIFFPTDQALGESQTDVLESLGEPNEKGLYEGGNYYTYDRTTYIFSSENYLLEAIMMDISDYRVSVEEMKRALGTPDRSELDELDGYWTYSYELDDYTLFFETSEEGSPLEFVWLVESEKQ
- a CDS encoding MFS transporter; this encodes MIEEKTAQFRRTTFALGVAAFFIFANLHFPQPILPVLAREFQVSDVMISLLVSVPLFVLAIAFFIYSPLSDALGRKKIMNTAMVIACLLSLGLAVVPGFEGLLLIRTLQAIALAGIPTIALAYISEEYAKKAMTVAIGVYISANSFGGMTGRFMSGVLTDLSSWRIAFLVMGLISVLSVILVLLFLPNSKQFTPQPFHFKEVIANYRHHLSDRQLQPAYIVGGLHFLIFIGFYSYVAFLLLAEPFSLSTTVVGFVFITYMAGTFSSTLAGKLAKKYSQAYCLKIGILIMAVGITLTLIMNLLLIVLGLLLLSFGFFFAHSCSSAWVSKYATTAKASASGLYLTAYYIGGGLGGIYLGWFWVHAGWIGVVAGSMMILVVTTYTSIQMKHLEETDHLKSTSYTVN